A stretch of the Bacteroidota bacterium genome encodes the following:
- a CDS encoding response regulator transcription factor has product MAVKVLIVDDHQLFRQGLANLLSDTSSIEIVCHAENGQDAIEKIKKCNPDVVLMDIGMPVMNGVEATKYLQKNNPEIKIIALSMHAEKTYIKGMLEAGAMGYLFKNCSYQQLIDAITTVCSGKKYLSGTITEILIDDYIGIDEAIQDKNQVLTARESEVLKLIAEGKQTREISEMLFVSVKTIGTHKQNILEKLKLKTTTDIVKYALKNGIISL; this is encoded by the coding sequence ATGGCTGTAAAAGTACTAATAGTTGACGATCATCAGCTTTTCCGACAAGGATTAGCAAATTTATTGTCAGATACTTCAAGCATTGAAATTGTTTGTCATGCTGAAAATGGGCAAGATGCAATTGAAAAAATAAAGAAATGTAATCCCGATGTTGTGTTGATGGATATAGGAATGCCAGTAATGAACGGTGTTGAAGCTACAAAATATTTACAAAAAAATAATCCGGAAATAAAAATTATTGCATTATCAATGCATGCTGAAAAAACCTATATTAAAGGAATGTTGGAGGCAGGAGCGATGGGATACTTATTTAAAAATTGCAGCTACCAGCAATTGATAGACGCAATTACAACAGTTTGTTCAGGAAAAAAATACTTAAGTGGAACTATAACTGAAATTCTTATAGATGATTATATCGGAATAGATGAAGCAATACAAGACAAAAATCAAGTACTTACAGCACGAGAATCAGAAGTTCTAAAACTAATTGCAGAAGGTAAACAAACACGTGAAATTTCTGAAATGTTATTCGTTAGCGTAAAAACAATTGGCACACATAAACAAAACATACTTGAAAAGCTAAAACTAAAAACTACTACCGACATTGTTAAATATGCTCTTAAAAACGGAATAATCTCACTCTAA